One window from the genome of [Mycobacterium] stephanolepidis encodes:
- a CDS encoding PPOX class F420-dependent oxidoreductase, translated as MTDWDVVGRANYVSLTSYRKDGAAVSTPVWIAPADGKLYFFSEVAAYKIRRVRRNSSVTLQPCGVRGQLIPGAPVVTGTARVLDFDDTPKVRKIVNQKYWLLGPLSEFGVWITRRQQASVAIEISPGPAAS; from the coding sequence ATGACGGATTGGGATGTGGTCGGCCGGGCGAACTACGTGTCGTTGACGAGCTACCGAAAAGACGGTGCGGCGGTATCCACGCCGGTCTGGATTGCTCCCGCCGATGGCAAGCTCTACTTCTTCTCAGAAGTCGCGGCGTACAAGATCAGACGCGTTCGGCGCAACTCATCGGTGACGTTGCAGCCCTGCGGTGTTCGCGGTCAGCTCATCCCCGGAGCACCGGTAGTGACCGGCACCGCGCGGGTCCTGGACTTCGATGACACTCCCAAGGTCCGCAAGATCGTCAACCAGAAGTACTGGCTGTTGGGGCCGTTGAGTGAATTTGGGGTCTGGATTACCCGTCGTCAGCAGGCCTCGGTGGCCATCGAGATCTCTCCTGGCCCCGCGGCGTCGTAA
- a CDS encoding phospholipase D-like domain-containing protein has product MSPFAPRLIVEPDDGLEPVRQFIESAETSLLIKQFTFTEEGLIDAVIARRKAGVDIRVMLNPQRSGGNRANDDTFERLTTAGVNVAWSSPKFYVTHEKSIVVDGKAALVATFNLCEKYFTRTRDYGVVTVVPSHVKQIVEVFEADWEHRDWAPSLFDGLLWSNANSRYHMAEFIDAAEQRLDIQHPKYVDAVILDRVAAAVDRGVRVRVLCGGRHGISEWDILDTFASLRTLRRIGVKVHKQKNLRVHAKLLIIDNSQALVGSMNIDRSAFDLRRELGITITDPLVVARLKDVFDTDWDLSHQYDPPDPLDSRQHYEDDFPHDPELMHE; this is encoded by the coding sequence GTGTCCCCCTTCGCGCCTCGCCTGATCGTCGAGCCGGACGACGGCCTGGAACCGGTTCGTCAGTTCATTGAGAGCGCAGAAACATCGCTTCTCATCAAACAATTCACCTTCACCGAGGAAGGCTTGATCGACGCGGTCATCGCGCGCCGCAAGGCTGGTGTCGACATTCGAGTGATGCTCAACCCGCAGCGGTCCGGAGGCAATCGCGCCAACGACGACACCTTCGAGAGGCTCACCACTGCCGGGGTGAACGTCGCTTGGTCTAGTCCGAAATTCTATGTGACGCATGAGAAATCGATAGTCGTCGACGGCAAGGCCGCATTGGTGGCGACCTTCAACCTCTGCGAGAAGTACTTCACGCGAACACGTGACTATGGCGTCGTCACGGTCGTGCCCAGTCATGTCAAGCAGATCGTCGAAGTATTCGAGGCCGACTGGGAGCACCGTGACTGGGCACCTTCACTCTTCGACGGCCTGTTATGGAGCAATGCGAACTCCCGCTATCACATGGCGGAGTTCATCGACGCGGCTGAGCAGCGGCTCGACATTCAACATCCGAAGTATGTGGATGCTGTCATCTTGGACCGTGTCGCCGCGGCAGTGGACCGCGGTGTCAGGGTGCGTGTGCTGTGCGGGGGCAGGCACGGCATCAGTGAATGGGACATTCTGGACACGTTCGCGTCGCTACGGACATTGCGTCGCATTGGAGTGAAGGTGCACAAGCAGAAGAACCTCAGGGTGCACGCCAAGTTACTCATCATCGACAACTCCCAGGCGCTGGTGGGCTCGATGAACATCGATCGCAGCGCCTTCGACCTGCGTCGCGAACTTGGGATCACCATCACCGACCCCCTTGTGGTTGCCCGCTTGAAAGACGTCTTCGACACCGACTGGGATCTTTCCCATCAGTACGATCCGCCCGATCCGCTGGATTCACGTCAACACTATGAGGACGACTTCCCACACGATCCGGAACTCATGCATGAGTAG
- a CDS encoding chromate transporter — protein sequence MSSGDSDPPLPRVSLFRLAWTFNHIALASFGGGLSAWSREVLVVERKWLGEEEFLSAMTMCRILPGANQINMAVFVGTKMRGVLGAIAAVVGLCLIPLVLVLAVSYFYFRFKEVPAVKGVLHGASAAAVALTLAMVIKTGQKCLTSLIPVLLFAASFALNGLMRWPLLATLALLAPLALFWAWPRKVST from the coding sequence ATGAGTAGCGGTGACAGCGATCCCCCACTGCCGCGAGTGTCCCTGTTTCGCTTGGCGTGGACGTTCAACCACATCGCACTGGCCTCATTCGGGGGTGGCTTGTCGGCATGGTCGCGCGAGGTGCTCGTCGTCGAGAGGAAGTGGCTCGGCGAGGAGGAATTCCTATCCGCGATGACGATGTGCCGGATTCTGCCGGGGGCCAATCAGATCAACATGGCCGTCTTCGTCGGCACCAAGATGCGCGGTGTCCTGGGCGCCATCGCGGCCGTCGTCGGTCTCTGCCTGATACCGCTGGTTCTGGTGTTGGCGGTGTCGTACTTCTACTTTCGCTTCAAAGAAGTACCCGCCGTCAAGGGCGTATTGCACGGCGCTTCCGCGGCCGCCGTGGCGCTCACGCTGGCGATGGTGATCAAGACCGGACAGAAGTGCCTCACCAGCCTGATCCCGGTGCTCTTGTTCGCCGCCAGCTTCGCGCTCAACGGGTTGATGCGCTGGCCCCTACTGGCGACGCTGGCGCTCCTCGCCCCGTTGGCGCTCTTCTGGGCGTGGCCCAGGAAGGTGTCCACGTGA
- a CDS encoding class I SAM-dependent methyltransferase, giving the protein MVEQSLWMQKVAANPNHSHWYIERFRAMAREGADLAGEARFVDAMVPRGARILDAGCGSGRVGGFLADAGHHVVGVDVDPVLIAAAEQDHPGSRWIVSDLADLDLPSAGVAEPFDLIVSAGNVMAFLAPSTRIQVLRRLRGHLAEDGRAVIGFGAGRDYEFARFLDDAAEAGLTPDLLLSTWDLRPFADDSDFLVALLRRDNSPHEL; this is encoded by the coding sequence ATGGTTGAGCAGAGCCTCTGGATGCAGAAAGTCGCGGCCAATCCGAACCATTCGCATTGGTACATCGAGCGCTTTCGCGCTATGGCGCGTGAGGGTGCGGATTTGGCGGGTGAAGCTCGCTTTGTGGACGCGATGGTTCCTCGTGGCGCCCGCATCCTCGATGCCGGGTGTGGCTCCGGCCGAGTGGGCGGATTTCTGGCGGACGCCGGTCACCACGTGGTCGGCGTCGACGTCGACCCGGTGCTCATCGCGGCAGCCGAGCAGGACCATCCCGGGTCACGGTGGATTGTCAGCGATCTCGCCGACCTCGACCTGCCCTCGGCCGGTGTCGCCGAACCCTTTGACCTCATCGTGTCAGCGGGCAATGTGATGGCGTTTCTCGCTCCGAGCACCCGAATTCAGGTGTTGAGGCGCCTACGCGGACACCTCGCGGAAGACGGCCGCGCGGTGATCGGCTTTGGCGCCGGCCGTGACTACGAGTTCGCTCGATTCCTTGACGACGCCGCCGAGGCCGGCCTCACCCCGGACCTCCTACTGTCCACCTGGGACCTACGCCCCTTCGCCGATGACTCGGACTTTCTCGTCGCGCTGTTGCGAAGGGACAACAGCCCTCATGAGCTCTGA
- a CDS encoding chromate transporter, protein MSTYWQLVVLFGSLSLMSIGGGNAVLPEMHLRSVRDEHWLTNSQFADIFSISQTTPGPSILIVAMVGYAAGLPVGGVAGGILGGVIATVAMVFPAASLVYAVTRFWQRAQKSKWRIAVERGLAPLTVGLILATSLVMSRAADHDWRAYAVTGVCTLIFVFTKVNPLIVVATAGVFGYLGFV, encoded by the coding sequence GTGAGCACCTATTGGCAGCTGGTGGTGTTGTTCGGATCACTGTCGCTGATGTCCATCGGCGGTGGCAATGCGGTGCTACCGGAGATGCACCTTCGATCAGTGCGCGACGAACACTGGTTGACCAATTCGCAATTCGCCGACATCTTTTCGATCTCCCAGACCACGCCGGGTCCCAGCATTCTGATCGTGGCGATGGTCGGATATGCCGCAGGCCTTCCCGTCGGTGGCGTCGCGGGGGGAATCCTCGGCGGAGTCATCGCGACGGTCGCCATGGTGTTTCCCGCCGCGTCCCTGGTGTATGCGGTAACCCGATTCTGGCAGCGGGCGCAGAAATCGAAATGGCGCATCGCGGTCGAGAGAGGTTTGGCACCGCTGACGGTCGGGCTCATCCTGGCAACCTCCCTGGTGATGAGCCGAGCCGCCGACCACGATTGGCGCGCATACGCCGTCACCGGCGTATGCACCCTGATCTTCGTCTTTACGAAGGTGAATCCCCTGATCGTGGTCGCCACGGCGGGAGTCTTCGGCTATTTAGGTTTTGTCTAG
- a CDS encoding acyltransferase family protein, whose translation MKLEQVFDRQHNALTLWRLILAIGVVFYHSWPLTGREIGYEPIVRLLSNIFADGFFAISGFLITAAWMRRPYLKEYWASRVLRIFPALWVCLLVIAFVIAPITAKVQNTPISLSAELGYVINNALLNVAYIGIDGTPADVPFPGVWNGSIWTLFFVLLCDVMVSVLGVLGLLKRRWVIPALFVLATIWAAYVSYTPPMFSWPQMLARFFVVFLAGAMFYQYQDRIPARWSLVMLSAAIVMASGFTQNYRVIGALPLAYAIIVSGALVRRARLRNDLSYGVYIYAFPIQQMLATFWLVRLNPVLFFAIATAATLPVAASSWFVVEKRATELKTRIFRRSTTPAAVRRPATP comes from the coding sequence ATGAAGCTTGAGCAGGTATTTGATCGACAGCACAATGCGCTGACTCTGTGGCGTCTCATTCTTGCGATCGGCGTGGTCTTCTATCATTCATGGCCCCTTACCGGCCGCGAGATTGGCTACGAACCAATCGTGCGGCTGCTCAGCAATATTTTTGCCGACGGATTCTTCGCCATCTCAGGTTTCCTCATCACTGCCGCGTGGATGCGTCGCCCGTACCTTAAGGAGTATTGGGCCTCGCGAGTTTTGCGTATTTTCCCGGCACTATGGGTGTGTTTGCTTGTGATCGCCTTCGTGATCGCTCCGATCACAGCCAAGGTCCAGAACACGCCGATTTCGTTATCGGCAGAGCTCGGATATGTGATCAACAACGCCCTACTCAACGTGGCCTACATCGGCATCGACGGCACTCCCGCCGATGTGCCGTTTCCGGGGGTGTGGAACGGATCTATCTGGACCCTTTTCTTCGTTCTGCTCTGTGACGTCATGGTCTCCGTCCTTGGCGTCTTAGGACTTCTGAAGCGCCGCTGGGTTATTCCAGCTCTGTTCGTCTTGGCGACAATCTGGGCGGCTTACGTCTCCTACACCCCACCGATGTTCAGCTGGCCACAGATGCTGGCCCGGTTCTTCGTCGTGTTCCTCGCGGGTGCAATGTTCTATCAGTACCAAGACCGGATACCGGCCCGCTGGTCGTTGGTCATGCTCAGCGCCGCCATTGTGATGGCGTCCGGATTCACCCAAAACTACCGAGTCATAGGTGCGCTGCCCCTGGCCTACGCCATCATCGTTTCGGGCGCCCTGGTCCGTAGAGCGCGGCTGCGCAACGATCTTTCGTACGGCGTGTACATCTACGCATTCCCTATCCAACAGATGCTTGCCACCTTCTGGCTTGTCCGGTTGAATCCCGTGTTGTTCTTCGCCATCGCCACGGCGGCCACCTTGCCGGTAGCCGCATCGAGTTGGTTCGTGGTGGAAAAGCGGGCAACCGAGCTCAAAACCCGGATCTTCCGGAGGTCTACTACGCCGGCTGCGGTACGACGGCCGGCCACGCCGTAA